In Brassica napus cultivar Da-Ae chromosome A3, Da-Ae, whole genome shotgun sequence, the sequence GCGGTACATTCAGTATCTGATCCAAATACTTCAAGTCCGGATGAGACCGCTTCTTCGCTGACGCTTCACcgttttctttcactttctttgGACGATCTTTGGGTTCTTGAGAATCAATGAAACCGTTAACTCTATGCTCCTCCTTGACCAGTGGATTACTACACACTGGTCCTTGCAACTCAGTAacaggtttaggaagagtttgGCATCCTCCCAACTTCCTACCGTTTTCCACTGATGTTATTGGAGAAGCAACTGGCCTCTGTATCTTGTTTGGCCTAGATCCATTCTCTgcataacaattttaaaaaagtcATGCTAAGAGACAAACAATAGTAGcataacaaataaatatagaaGGTTAATAcacatcaatataaatatattatcccTTCAATTAAATAAAACAGTTGGATCAATCAcattataagaaaacaaaaaccagaagaaaaataaaaatcagtcTTCCAATAATAACTATACAAAGTGTGAAATGAATATATactaacatatatattaatcaaacAAGTTACCAAGAcggaaaaaaacataacatgACTGAATAAAAATAGAAGTTGGATCAAGGAAGGACTCACCATACAAGAAACCATTTGTCTCATGATCTTTCCGTTTGCCAAGTACTCCACCTGCGGTGAGATTTTTAACGCTTGCCTTAGAAAGGTCTTGCACTCTAAAGTCTAAGTCTCTCTCTTTTAGCCTCGGCCCTCCCTCTACATACTTTGGTTTGTCATGACCAATTTGTTTTTTCTCCTCTTGACTACTTCTATGTGTTGTGTGCTTTGGTTCATTTTTCTTTATCCCTTCGCTATCCAGAGGCAAATCACTCTTACTGACACTTTCTCTGCGGTGATTCTTCTCTTGTAGTTCTGTTTTCTTAGCATGATCCTTTTTCTCCGATGGTTTAACCATAATCTCAGCTCCTTTCTGATcagtttcagatattttttccATGGCGTAGCTTCTCTTTTCATCAACTTTCCTAAGGTTGTTCTCTGTGACTCCATTGGGAAGACTAATCTTTCCCACACTTTGACTGTCTGTAGCTTCGTCATCTCTGATCCTTCTTGCCAGATCTTGTATATACTTAGACTCTCCATTGCCATTATTCAGCACGGTATTTGTTACAAGCTGTTCTCTGTCCTTTGTGTTTGGTAGAACACCAAAAACAGCTTTTTTGTCCTCCGAAGTTGAGCTCTTTTCTTTATGACGATCTTTGTCTTTCTTATCTTTATGTTTCTCCTTTTTATCCTTCCGTTCCTTATGTTTGTCTTTGCTTGTTTCTTTATCTTTTTTCTCTTTCCCTTGTTTCTTTTCCTTATCCCTTTTGtgctttttttccttcttttgtttttcctgCTGCAGTTTCAATCCCAGGAGAAAAAGAACTCACAGATATAAGTCATCGTTTAAAAGATAAAGCATACATAGTATTAGTTAGTTCCAGTACCTACCTAGGCTGATTCATTACTAGTCTTATAGTAATGGTTAAGCTTCTTCCTATATCTTTATTACATTTTCAGCAGTTTCTCAAGATGCTACACTATCAACTATTCCTAAGAAATTATTCTCAtattctttctcaaaaaaaaatgctCCATCATTCCTAGTAGTGACATTATCAAGTCTAAGAGATTGACAGTAAAATTTGACCAATTATCTAACATCCAAAACAATCAAATACATGAACAAATATTCACTTCAAATATTTTAGCACCTCAGCATTTTAAACTAGTCAATGATTCTGCAAAGCCTAATATGTACTAGAAACTCTCAAACAATGTACAGGCAAATGttctaaaataaacaaaacaaaagatccCACAAACTCCTCCATTCAGCATTCTCCTCCATTAGCTAAAAACTAGTATTCATAAGAGTCTAGTCTCGTGATGTTCCAAGTTTTCTTCATCGGTTTCTAAGAGCCTAGAAGGCAAAGCATTTGGTTACATAAGTGCTCTAATCACTGTCCAACATAATCATGTGGGATACGTGCTTAACAAACACCAGAAAGAGTGAACATATGGTAACCTTAATCAAAGAGTGTGCTTCATCGGTGCTACTAATCTTCTTCTCATATCCTGGAGGTGGAAACGGGAAGCAACGAGACATGGCACTTTTAGCCCCCTCCCTCCCTCAAGCCCCCGTAAAAGTGGTATACTCTCAACCACTCTTGTTACTCTCTCGACTTCCCCCTTTTAGCTCATCAtatccaataaaaaaaaatcacttaagaAGCTCCAAAACTTGGTTCACCAGCAAACCAAAAGGCCACTTCAAATCCTCCTTTATCTTTTGACAGATCCTTAAATGCACTATAAAATTAGCAACTAACTCAGCGAGATTTGTAGCTAACCTGCCAAAGCCAGCAGCAGAAATGGATATCATATCCAAGATAAAGCTCAAATAAGTTTAGTTTTACAAGTTACGAACAGCTCAAAAGCACCTTAAAAGGTAGCTTCCTCTTTCCGATTGATACACACACTTATTCTCGATCACAAAGACTCTTATTGCCACAAGTGTTTAATCTCCGAGGGACAATCCCTAATAGTATCAAAAACCGCAAATTAGGGTGCGATCCaatcaaaccctaaaaaaacatcaaaaaccaATCGGACCAAAAAAATTCAGCAGCCAACGACGATTGGCAATTGCAATTGGGTTAGGTTCAAGTAAGAAAGACGAGATTTTGAGAAAACCCAGATTAGCAAACAACGTCAATTAGCTCAGATTATTCAGCTGAtcagaatttcaaaaaaaaaaacacgaaaacttttcactttaaaattaaaaaggttTTTCAGCTCAATAGAGAAATTAGAAAATCAAAGGGTGGttctttgaaaacattttttttttggttttatttgaaaatcataTAGAAGATAGAGAGGGATTGGAAGATCTCAGAGGGGAGGGAGAGAGAAGATGAACAATGATGAAAGTGAGAAATATCTCTcctccctccctctctctctctaaatctcCATGTGGTGGCATATTTATATACCTTTTCTTTCTGTATATATCTGtaatgctctctctctctctcttttttttttttttgaattacggggtattatttttgtatatgggTTTCTTCTTGAAGACAGAGAAgactcctctctctctttctctctctaaaaaccCCGACCAAGAAAGAAACTTTGGTCTGAACATCGACAAATGGTATTTATAACGAGAAATAGAACAAGAAAGGGCTTTTCGGGTTTTGAAGTAATACTTGGGCCAAGCCCATTATCTATTAGCGCAACTTTGACAAGTCTTCAAAACTGTTTTTCACCTTTTATCCATGGGACAAGTCAACGTAAGGCAACACTTTAGTTTCTGTACAACTCCATTTCAGCTCAGCTAACATTCTCTTTATGACTTTATCCCCTTCACCAAGACTTGTACGGTTTCCCGACATGACTTAAAAGAGTACTTTACAAACTTTAATAACACCCAACTTTGAATTATAAGATTTCAACCCTCGGTAGTAAACTCTTGTAATTGACAAGAAAAGTTCATCAAGTAATAATCAACTCCCTAAACACGGCAAAAAAACAAACTTGCCCCTGACCAGTTTTCACAAACGCAAAAGATGTTTCTCTTTCTCATGACATTCGCAACCCTGCCCTTGAGCAACTGTTTTGTGCAATGTACATATATATGAATGGCCGACCAAGTGAGTGTTGTGTGGCCAAGAGACCCAAAAACTAGTCCTTTATATATTGCTACACCAGCAGACTATTAGTGAGCGATAAGACGGTACATGTAATGTGGGTTGTGTCCTCCCCTCTAACCAAAACTGAAACTACTATCATCAGCTTcttaaccaaaacaaaataacgccATGAAGAATATACTAACTACAAGAAAGAAAGGATATAAAAAATGAGACTTACATATCCGTTATAAAGAggttaataagttttttttatttgaattaatttaacattctttcaaaaaatatatatataaaaaaactacaaCAAGGTATTGGTGcacacaaaaaataaagaagaagaaactaaaaaGGTTTGGTGGGACCGACAGAGTCGAATGTTGGGTTGACAACTTGAAAAAGAGGAGACCCGGAACCCAATCCAAAATCAAGGCAATCAGAGaattcatcaaaatctaaaagttcAGATGGAGATCTCAGCTCGTTTAGTAATACCTCCGGATTGTGAGGATAGAGTGGACATAGCTGTTTGACATATATAAAAGCAATAAGTCAAGTTTTCAGGTTCACGGGAGGAATCTCTGCTTTGAACAAAATAAACAACTTGGAACCAAACCTTATGACTACCAGCTAGAACCACAAATGGGACTGCATGCTTTTTTTGCTGCCAGGGCAGCCATGTTGACTCCAACAGGTCCTATAACCCCACCATTAGCCATCACTGCGTGAGCTCCAATTATAACCTGTGAATTATCACATCATCTGAGATCTATTTTATAAGCCAGagacgagaaaaaaaaaacacagatttGAAGAGGTTTAAACATGTACCATA encodes:
- the LOC106389014 gene encoding myb-like protein X isoform X1; translated protein: MSRCFPFPPPGYEKKISSTDEAHSLIKQEKQKKEKKHKRDKEKKQGKEKKDKETSKDKHKERKDKKEKHKDKKDKDRHKEKSSTSEDKKAVFGVLPNTKDREQLVTNTVLNNGNGESKYIQDLARRIRDDEATDSQSVGKISLPNGVTENNLRKVDEKRSYAMEKISETDQKGAEIMVKPSEKKDHAKKTELQEKNHRRESVSKSDLPLDSEGIKKNEPKHTTHRSSQEEKKQIGHDKPKYVEGGPRLKERDLDFRVQDLSKASVKNLTAGGVLGKRKDHETNGFLYENGSRPNKIQRPVASPITSVENGRKLGGCQTLPKPVTELQGPVCSNPLVKEEHRVNGFIDSQEPKDRPKKVKENGEASAKKRSHPDLKYLDQILNVPQREELREVDENEEQEWLFGLSGVKLLKKPKTDATTSLDEGLRVWNQALRLESADIVALPYVVRF
- the LOC106389014 gene encoding myb-like protein X isoform X2, which codes for MSRCFPFPPPGYEKKISSTDEAHSLIKEKQKKEKKHKRDKEKKQGKEKKDKETSKDKHKERKDKKEKHKDKKDKDRHKEKSSTSEDKKAVFGVLPNTKDREQLVTNTVLNNGNGESKYIQDLARRIRDDEATDSQSVGKISLPNGVTENNLRKVDEKRSYAMEKISETDQKGAEIMVKPSEKKDHAKKTELQEKNHRRESVSKSDLPLDSEGIKKNEPKHTTHRSSQEEKKQIGHDKPKYVEGGPRLKERDLDFRVQDLSKASVKNLTAGGVLGKRKDHETNGFLYENGSRPNKIQRPVASPITSVENGRKLGGCQTLPKPVTELQGPVCSNPLVKEEHRVNGFIDSQEPKDRPKKVKENGEASAKKRSHPDLKYLDQILNVPQREELREVDENEEQEWLFGLSGVKLLKKPKTDATTSLDEGLRVWNQALRLESADIVALPYVVRF